The region GTCCTGGTGCAAACACACGTAGTAATTCATTTTTAACGTTTTGCAAGTTGCAACAGCCGGTGCTtcaaatggacaaaaaaatgCGGTGACAGATTCGGTGTGACCGGGTTGTGTAAATTTTTACATACCGCTAGATGGATTAGTGTTGGTTAACACCAGCTgattgataaataaataaacacgaAAAAATAGAGCCatagtttatttataattgtttttagATGGTTTTCGGCATGTAACCCGCTCTATTAAATGGCTAACCGCGATGTTTTCTCCAAAATCCTGCCAAATGTCAAATTGGCCACTCGAATCGATGCCGAAGGGCGTGAAGTCCAGGTGAGCTTATCCCAACTAATTGgtgtttaccttttttaacTCGTTTCTCCTTCCAGGTGGAGCGTCGCGAGGACACGGATGCCACAGCCAAGGAGCAAGATACGTTCGACATTCTCGTGGCAGCCGGATATTACAGGGCTCGAATCAAGGGCTTATCCGCCTTTGACAAAGTTGTGGGTGGAATGACATGGTGCATCGAGTGCTGCGACTATGATGTGGATGTGGACCTGCTCTTTCACGAAAACCTTTCTATTGGACAGAAGATGTGAGATCGGTTTGAAGATAATAAGCCTTCAATTATGCTAATTATGTTTTTTAGTGCTCTGGTAGAGAAGATAGTATCTGTATTAATTGACATGAAGTGTCCACATAGTTTGGAGCCCCATCAAGTACAAGGCCTGGAATTTCTTGCCATTCATCCTGTCATCCAATGGCTGGTGAAGACCTCGGTAGATTCTTCAGAAGGATAAAAATGTACAGAAGCTTATGAAATTATATTCTTAGGTTGAAAATCGAGCGGAACGAGCACAGCGCCTGAAGAGATTTGCCATTGGCCAGTTCCACAATCATTATCAGTATAAAAGCGACAAGGACAATTTGACCAAGATACGACTGGCCTCCGCTAACATAAAAGTTATACAGGATCTTTATGCGCCCAAGAGGTTATATGAACGTCAAGAAGCCCCTGCTGAAGATGACGTTTCGCGGGTGCGTTTAACTCTTCTGGAATATGGAAATCAAGTGCCAAGTTTTAAAAGCGGTGCTGATAAAAAGGCATTTCAAAGCCCAGGAGAAGCCGCTGAGGTGTGTATTCCTAATAGATCCTAAAAAACCACTCTAACCATAGATAATTTTAGCTTGATCTTGAGGAATATTTGCGCAGTTTATCTCTAGTTAGGGACGATTTTCCAAGCAACCAGAAACGCATAGATCTCGATCCAAAAGCCCGACACGAACTCCAGCAGCACTATGCTGATTTTAAGATCGAGATGGAGACAGACGCCAAGGAATTAAAAGCACAAAATCAGCAGAAGCGACTGGAAGCCGCCAAAATAGCCTTCGAGCATAAAGTTAAGCGTTACAACAAGGACAACGAACAGCTTAAGGAAGCTGAAGATGAACAGGCTCAAAAGACCAAGAAAGTAGAAGATCAATTAAATACTGTAATTGCTGAGCTCAAATCACACAAAGACATAGAAGAGCAATCAGACCCAAGGTAAGTTTGAAAAatgttcttgtttttataatatttatacctAATAATACTTTCAGGCTGTTGGAAAAGGTTCAAAAGTTGCTGCAACAGCACGAAGAGCTAAAGAAAAGCGAAGCGGATTTCAAAGAATCCTGCAGAACGGATTTAGCCACCTTACAGCAACAAATTGAGTAAGTTTATCTTAAAAAAGTCCTAAACAACTTTTACTTATAAGTTAAtggttataatcatttattttcaGTGACCTGGAAGCTTTTAGTGCACAGGATGCGGAAGCTCAGGCTGCAGCCTTGGCTGCCGAGGAGCAGCGTCTCAAGGAGCTGCGCTTACAGTTGGCTAAGCGGAATCGCGGAATAGTGGCCATTGAACGGAAGCTGGACGCCATACCCGATCGCACAGAGCTGGCCCAGTATCAGCGCAGATTTCACGAGCTGCACAACGAGATGAGCGGCAAGCACCTGGAAACAAAGCAATATTACATTCTATACAATACACTTAATGACAAAAAGCGCTATATGGAAAAGGAGCTGACACTCCTGAACTCCATTTGTGAGGCCTACAACGAGGGAATGATGAGTCCGCACGGCCGGGAGGACTTTATTCGCCAGTTCGAGTCGATTGTGGACGGAGTCAAGAGCGCCCAAGACAAGGTGCGGCACAAGTACAACGAGGAGCGAATGCGACGCGACGAGCTGAATGAGGAGCTGCAATCACTGCTGGAGATCCAGCGGCAGTACGCTTTGGCTGTCAAGCAGCTGACACGTGAATGCCAGCGATGCGAGGAAATGCAGCAACAGCTCAAGTCAATTAAGAGCAGGACCAAGTCCCAGGCCGtttaacaaattaattaatacGAAAATCTCCTAGCGAAATCGTTCAATAAATTGTGTACTCATAATCATAGTGCAATTATCCAAGATGCCATCTGTATAGTATGCTGTCAACCCAAGGATTTTGCTCGAGCGGATCAAGTGCGCACATTTATCAAGCTCAACTTTAACCTTTGGCCCTTTCGCCTCTCATATTTCACATTCGCATATATTCGAGTATTTATGGAATTCCTGTCACAGCTAGGTCAGCAGTTTATTTCCATATAACGCAGATAAGAGCAGCGTGTGCACCccaaaaaatttgcatatttgcaTTGCCGGGAGTATGTACTGCAGCCAGCTCACTTTCTTCCATTCCATTTGGTACTCTAATTAATATGCAGGCCGCTTAGTGGCATGCCGAGCAATCAGAGCCACTTCAGGACTCCCGGACAGCAGCTGCTGCTTGCTGTTAATTAATGTCCTTGCACCTTAACATTGAATTCAAGCTGAGCAATTGCAATTACATTTTATTGCGCGGCAATCAATTCCATTCAACAAGTGACATTGAGACAGCGCCTTGGGGCAGGAAATCTGTGGGAATTGTGGCTTACTTCCGGGACCTTCGGCCAGTTGTTGCTCAAGATAAATATCCAGATCCcgacaaatatttaaagcctGGCGGAGACCTCGAGCAAAGGTTATCCGAAGTCCTTGACAGACATTTCTATACTAACTTTATGGGAACTCTGCTCCCGGTTGAATGTATGGGACCTTTAACTTCCCATGCTACAACTGACTGGCTTATCGAACCCTGAACACGCCCATGAAGAACCAGTCAGGCATTCCCGCCCATACGTATAAGTGTGcactagaaaaaaattattaaacttATTGAAGTTATATCCCTATGGTTTGAAACGACATTTCTTTCAGTGGATATGTGTAAAAAGCGAGTGATTGGTGTTAGGTCGAAGTTCCCCGACTCTGGATAAAAGTGAAAGCCCAACAAGAGCCCATATCCTCCCGCGTTTCCTCGTTTATATTTGCTTTGGCATTTCATCCATGCAACACAAAGGCTCTATGGCCCTGCGTACGGCGGGGGATGTTGGATTGAGGTGCCTGCCACAGGGTGGGGCTACACACATAAGCCTTGACAAAAGTCAATCAGCATATTTGCTCGATTGGAGGGAGCATGCCAAGCGGATAATCGATTCGCAATGTGTTTGAATAACAAATTACTGGAAATTGTGAATGCGAAAGTCATTGTATCTCAGACACATGAACACACACAATATGCTTAGTGTatgttggaatttttggtgGCAAACTGGTGGTGGTATGGGTccttaatatatatacatatgtatgcagCTGTCAGTGTCGCAGGATTTCGATGGAAACGTCTCCATCCTGACAGGCTTGAAATCCTGTTGCCACTTGTTGGCCTTTGCCATCTTGTTTGGTGAGTGAACTTGTGGCTCGAACTATTGAACTTTGGGCTCAAACAATGAACTGTTCTTACTATTTGCTCTCTCTCCAGTTTCCTTAGAAGGCACTTAAAGAAAACTTTGAGGTTTATAAAGATAAAATAGATAAATATTAAGTATGTTTAAGCATATGTACTAGATTATCATTgttattttcatatttatatgtattcCCCCCTGTATTTATACCCccttttaaaagaatttatatttttttttcatgtgTAATAAGAGCAAAAGTAATAATCGTAGACAGACACAGATGTTCAAGGAAAACTTTACCCCCATTTCTGTGGAGGCAACCAATGGCCCAAGCACAACCACAATAATGTTCTGGAAAAGTTTAATCTAATTTCATGCGGTATGTGAATAATCGTGCCGAATTAGTTGTGTTCGATTTGGTCAGATGTCAGTGCACCTTTTGTCAACAAAGAAAGGAAGCTTCGCTGGAGATGAGGCCATCCCGCCTCCTGTCTACGATCTGCCTGGCGTCCAAAGGACAGCATATGTGGTAGACAAGTTTAAATCAAGGCAGAGCGAGAAAAACAGGCAATAGATGCATTAATCAACTTCACCAAATGAACCAAGTTGGCCCCTGGGCCAAAAATCAAATCCATGACCCCGAgcccgaatccgaatccgaacaTGAACTCGAACCTCGAGCCTGCCCATACCCAGGACCCTGACAATTTGTCAATGTGTCAGATGATCAACCAAAACGAGCATTGGAGCattgatttaattaatttatgttaTCCCGGCGGCCTGGCAACAGCCGACTCTCTGGTAACTCTGGTCCAGCATCCTATCCAATGGGATCCCTGTGAGTATCCTGGCCGTCTGGCCGTGCAACAGGTTGTCGGGAGCCAGTTTCCGTGCGAGAAGGAAAAGCTTTTGCGGGAAAGCTCGTCCGGCAGTCATGAATGAAAAGCAGGAACGGCAGCTCGGCTCagttcggattcggattctgGCTGCCTCAGCTTCTgccattgctgctgctgcttctgtttcgggttcggtttcagtttcagtttcggtttctgcttcagcttcagcttcagcttctgtttctgtttccggACGGAGCTCTCATTGCGCCGCCAACCGGGCAAGCGAACGTACACGGGGCGGATACTACCCAAGATTCCGTATCGGACATTCCAAAACGTGTTTCAAAAACCCTGGCGCGGTCCTATTCGAATTCCAGCCAGCCGTCAcatttcatttgaattttaattcaataaaaaagtgCACAAAACGCGAATAATcaggaaaaataataatcataaaaaaaggaGGGGAAAGGAAAGGATATCCCGCCAAGGCAGCAACAAATGTAAATGGTTGTCATTTCGCAGTGTTTCTGGTGTGTGTGAAAGCGTGTGTGCGGGTGTGTGTGAAAATATGCAAAGATTTGCGTAAGTCGCGAGgcgtaaaaaatattcaaatttcaTGTTGGCATTACTGCACGCATTCCTAAATAATCCAATGCCAGCACAAGTGTGCAAATAATAAGGAGACTCGGCTCAAGAGGCGACGCCAAGCGTCTGCTAATAGGATTACGCATCACCTCCGCCGTTGACAGTTTTAAGGATTAGCAGGGAATCCAGGGGAAACCAAAACTTTCAGGTACATCCGAGTGCAACAGGCTTTAAtctctaatttttttattgtggtCACGGGGCGTATGGTTGATATTTTAGTTACTAACATTCCTGGATACTACATATAACaaagtattaaaatatttgattaaaatagtttaaaagtACCGTATGCTCttagttaattaattttgaaaagtgCAACAGGCGGGACCACACAGCGTATGCGTGATTTCCATGTCCGCACCATTCCGATATGGATATCGCTCTGTCTAATTGTTATCCACAGCCATTGgacccacacactcacactccagcagaaacaaattaataacaaactTGGTGCCACATTAATTGGCATCCGCTATCTGTGGGGTAGGTAAAAATTGAAGGGGTACATATATAGAGGGGATGGGGAGCTTCAAGAGGAGCAGTAAACTCCATAAATATcacattttattaaacaaagcCCGAATCCATTTGCGTTATTGCGTTTACGTGCACGAATGTTAATTGAAGTCACCTCACCTTTTCGGGACAGTGGCAGATACACCTATTCCCTTAGCCAGCcagccacccaaccaccctATTGGTACTTATCATGCCAGGGAAACCACCAAAACAGATTAGATAAGTCGATTGCGATTGGTGGCTGTGGCATGATTAGCGAACAAAGGGGACGCGGAGGATGAGCAAGTGCTGTGGAAAAAAAAGTGAGGGAGTGGGTCCTGCCAAACAcctccacatacatacatacatatatgtgggAAATGAATATTCATAATGGGGCGCCAGTTACACATTCCCCGTCGAAGCATGAAAAGCAAATTACGCACAAAATAATTGACATTAGCATATTTTGTGCATCCCCGTTCAAAGTGTATCTGCGCGTGTGGATATCCTGTTTTAGAATAGCTTTCAACTTGGTCCCCCCCTATTTTGATTGAACTTGAAAGTCTCGCTTCGCAcccacatggcgtatacgtgatgCGTCTGTGAGGATTAAACAATGATAGCTGGCAATAGAATTGGattgaaaaaaaagtgaaataaaataaaagtgagTGTATGAGTGGGAGAGGGAGCAGGAGCCATGCTTTATATTGAATAAACATTTCTTTCTTCTTTCTGTGAGCTGGCTCTGTGGGAAGTTCTAATTGATACCCCCCAGCTGACAAACGGAAATGGACAGAAGGTCGCAGCAAatgcgaaatttgttttcaatatGGACATGTGTTTACTTATTTAGGGCTCTTTGTAGTCACAACTCCCCATTCCACTCCAGCCGCCATTCGGACACTCGTAATCCCCACTAAGTGAGGCGGGTGTAAACGATTCCTTTGGGGCATAAAGTTCACACGTTCCCCCCAGATTCCTTCCGATTCATTCGCCCCCATGGTGCCACTTAATCATTACAAATAAGCCACATAAGTGCACGAAAAGTAAATTCCTCAAGTCCACATTCGAGACAATAAAAGTAGTAATATTTGGTTTTACAAGCCAAAGACATTTTGTTGCAGTGCAATACACAGGAGCAACATTTATGGCTCGTTAGCAATTGAATGGcgctggagctggaggagctggCGGCGGTTTTATGCCAAAGGCAGGACCAAAAGTTTGTCTAGTTTTGAAGTTTATGTCGGCCGTTGCGGTTGCGGTTTCGATCATGGGTTCATGGGTTAATTGCCAAGTTATCCCGCTGCAAGGGACCAGATTTTGATTGGTTCCCACGCTCAAAAAGGAAAAGATGCAAACATCTAAAGTGGCTTGCCCGAAGAGCCACATTTTATCAAAGTCAATTCTTATCTGGACGAAAAATGTTTGCAGCTGAAGTTGATAAATGGATTTACTTTGATTTTATAGCTAAAAATCGATGCTGGCAAGCGGGCGAAGGGTGACGAGGCTAGAGCTGAGGCTGTGGCTGATAATTTTGAATCTTTCACTCAGTCCCCGAACCAAAAAAGACAATGGACCAAGAGGGCGGTCAAAGACACGAAAGATTCTAGCCCCTGACTCATCGAAGGTTACCATTCCATTTGAGAAACCGAAATTGCACTTAAAATTGAATGCTTGGCTGGAGGAGCGTGCAACCCAAAGATAATCTATGACATAAAATCACGCGACAGTAAATGCTGCTTATTGCCAGACAAAGAGGACGAACAAGGACAAAGGATCCGCTGCAACTTGTGTTTTTCCCTCAGTCTCAATGTATATTTGCGAGGGCTGTCCAACTACCTTCTTTGTGTggaaattgcataaaaaaaataaactttcgcATTGGTGCTTCATTTTTGCGCTCGTTTTGATTATCAGCCATTGCATTTGCATTCGTAGTCCCCCCAACCCAAACGATGAGAATTTCATatcatttttctatttttctacatttttttttgtgagtcaCAGCTGCATTTGGTTTATATCTGGGAAATTTTTCGCTCATCTGGCAGCTTGTATTTATCATTTGCGCATCATTAGCCCGCGTCGAAAcggaattatttatttgcttttcatTTGCCAAGTGAGAACTTTCCTTACTTGGACAGCTGCTGCCGACTGCAGGATCCTAGCACACTTCAATTAACACTGACTAAAGTGCAGAAACAGCTTGCTTCATTTAAGGATTTGGTTCTGAATTTTCCAAGACATTTTTCTTCGACTTTCTGGAGCTCCCAGCGATGCCGCCGTCGGGATGGCGGGATAAAATTAATGGCGGGCAACCAAGCCAATTAATGCCACTTAATCATACACTATCAGCTTTAAATGGTTTCCTGATTACCTGCTGGCACGGTTTGCCTCTTATCCTTTTCGAAACTTTTACACACGAGCTGCAGGCAGGATGCTCCACTTGGAAAATTTCTGTTGCCTACATCATGGGGCCCTTTAAGAAACCACAGACTCTTTCGCAAGCCAAcaattttgcatttaattgcTTAATTACTGCTGCACAGTAGACATGCCAGGAGAAAGTCCCCAGACCCCTTGATTCTCACACCTAAGCCCTTGGTATCACCCTCCTGACCCCTTCGACTTCTTACCACTAAGCGGCTGCCATTTATGTTAACGTCGCTCAAACTGTTTTATGGCCCTGCAGAAAGGAACATTTATGACTGCCTCGGGTCTCGCTGGTTGCTTGGTCGCTTGCCTCCTCGGAGGTGCAACTTGGGGGCGTAAAGAGGGCGTGGCCAGACCACTGTTCAGCACAATTGCCGCCAAGTGGGCGTTCAGGCCGCCAGGGCACTTGGGCCACAAACAACTTACACTCTAAACCAGAGATGAATGCAAAGTTTCTTCCTTTTTGCAGGCTCTTTCAAAATGGTGGTGCCGATGTGTTCGTGCCTTGCGTAGTTGCATTCCATCCGACATCCAACCATCCGAATAATCCAGATACCCAGAAATGTGGACCTATATGATGGCTGCCGCCCGTGGAGATCGTGTCAACACGATGATGTCCACCCGAAGAAGACCAGAAACCGAGTCACCAAAATACGGCTACAAGTAGGTATTCCTATATTTTATATGAAATGTTTATCCCATAAAACTTATACAATAAAACAATGGAATgtataaactatttttatcCGTATATTCCATCCACAGCCTCTCCACCCGTCCCATGTACCGCACCACTCGATTTGTGGGTCCGGCCTCCTCGGCACCGGCCCAACTGCAGCTGCCCTGCGGCTCCCATCAGACA is a window of Drosophila bipectinata strain 14024-0381.07 chromosome 2R, DbipHiC1v2, whole genome shotgun sequence DNA encoding:
- the fidipidine gene encoding coiled-coil domain-containing protein 93 yields the protein MANRDVFSKILPNVKLATRIDAEGREVQVERREDTDATAKEQDTFDILVAAGYYRARIKGLSAFDKVVGGMTWCIECCDYDVDVDLLFHENLSIGQKIALVEKIVSVLIDMKCPHSLEPHQVQGLEFLAIHPVIQWLVKTSVENRAERAQRLKRFAIGQFHNHYQYKSDKDNLTKIRLASANIKVIQDLYAPKRLYERQEAPAEDDVSRVRLTLLEYGNQVPSFKSGADKKAFQSPGEAAELDLEEYLRSLSLVRDDFPSNQKRIDLDPKARHELQQHYADFKIEMETDAKELKAQNQQKRLEAAKIAFEHKVKRYNKDNEQLKEAEDEQAQKTKKVEDQLNTVIAELKSHKDIEEQSDPRLLEKVQKLLQQHEELKKSEADFKESCRTDLATLQQQIDDLEAFSAQDAEAQAAALAAEEQRLKELRLQLAKRNRGIVAIERKLDAIPDRTELAQYQRRFHELHNEMSGKHLETKQYYILYNTLNDKKRYMEKELTLLNSICEAYNEGMMSPHGREDFIRQFESIVDGVKSAQDKVRHKYNEERMRRDELNEELQSLLEIQRQYALAVKQLTRECQRCEEMQQQLKSIKSRTKSQAV